Proteins encoded together in one Dasypus novemcinctus isolate mDasNov1 chromosome 9, mDasNov1.1.hap2, whole genome shotgun sequence window:
- the SLC35E2B gene encoding solute carrier family 35 member E2B isoform X1: protein MTPREPPRPPRPLRALRWSAAGQGSRSRSKRSDEKVTGASSEIRLQRLGPRLRPWFSAGGRLLQVTRGVCAAEPQNHPHQPQSGMALAPWGGPRRPAVEHKGQAGGCEQLCSPVLQMPAVPCWDAGPREPLPRTRRLGRHHSPHLHPEPALPPAPRAACCPLPAGSGSRFRAKRLLMVLSWCQASHQRPLCRGRTPWRPRELCAALTRPSSLLATPRCPSWRGRRPFCAGSMLSLAKAPAVTEAVCSPEEKARGRPLFGWGSLLGHRSEKVVFTKSDVAPGESVLAITITETTVIESDLGVWSSRALLYLTLWFFFSFCTLFLNKYILSLLEGEPSMLGAVQMLSTTFIGCIKIFVPCCLYQHKTRLSYPPNFVMTMLFVGLMRFATVVLGLVSLKNVAVSFAETVKSSAPIFTVIMSRMILGEYTGLLVNLSLVPVMAGLALCTVAETSFSVLGFSAALSTNIMDCLQNVFSKKLLSGDKYRFSAAELQFYTSAAAVAMLIPAWVFLMDMPVIGKSGRRFSYSEDVVLLLLTDGALFHLQSVTAYALMGNISPVTFSVASTVKHALSIWLSIIVFGNKITSLSAIGTVLVTVGVLLYNKARQHQREAMQGLAAPDSRTPEDGDEPQAPGDPRSHH, encoded by the exons ATGACCCCCCGCGAGCCCCCTCGGCCTCCACGCCCTTTGCGCGCTCTGCGCTGGAGTGCGGCAGGACAAGGCTCCCGTTCTCGCTCCAAACGCTCTGACGAGAAAGTGACGGGGGCCTCTTCCGAGATCAGGCTACAGAGACTCGGCCCCCGGCTTCGCCCTTGGTTCTCAGCTGGTGGGCGCCTCCTCCAG GTCACGAGAGGCGTGTGCGCGGCCGAGCCTCAAAACCACCCCCACCAGCCCCAGAGCGGCATGGCTCTCGCTCCATGGGGTGGACCGAGGCGCCCGGCGGTGGAGCACAAAGGCCAGGCGGGGGGCTGTGAGCAGCTCTGCAGCCCCGTGCTCCAG ATGCCTGCTGTGCCCTGCTGGGACGCTGGCCCCCGCGAGCCTCTACCCAGGACTCGTCGGCTGGGCAGGCACCACAGCCCTCACCTCCACCCTGAGCCTGCGCTGCCTCCCGCCCCGAGAGCTGCCTGCTGCCCGCTGCCCGCTGGCTCTGGTTCCCGGTTTCGTGCCAAGCGTCTGCTTATGGTTTTGTCCTGGTGTCAGGCCAG CCACCAGCGCCCACTCTGCCGAGGGAGGACTCCGTGGAGACCACGTGAGCTGTGTGCGGCGCTGACGCGGCCCTCGTCGCTCCTTGCCACCCCGCGCTGCCCGTCCTGGAGGGGGAGACGTCCCTTCTGCGCCGGCAGCATGCTGTCGCTCGCGAAAGCCCCGGCGGTGACCGAGGCTGTGTGCAGCCCCGAGGAGAAGGCGAGAGGGAGGCCGCTCTTCGGCTGGGGCTCCCTTCTTGGTCATCGGAGCGAGAAGGTGGTCTTCACCAAAAGCGACGTCGCCCCTGGGGAGAGCGTGCTGGCCATCACCATCACCGAGACCACGGTGATCGAGTCGGACCTGGGCGTCTGGAGCTCGCGCGCGCTGCTTTACCTCACGCTGTGGTTTTTCTTCAGCTTCTGCACTCTCTTCCTCAACAAGTACATCCTGTCCCTGCTGGAGGGGGAGCCCAGCATGCTAG GTGCCGTGCAAATGCTGTCCACAACCTTCATTGGCTGCATTAAAATCTTCGTCCCTTGCTGTTTGTACCAGCACAAAACTCGGCTCTCCTACCCGCCCAATTTCGTCATGACGATGCTGTTTGTGGGCCTGATGAG GTTCGCAACCGTGGTTTTGGGTCTGGTCAGCCTGAAAAACGTGGCCGTTTCGTTTGCGGAAACAGTAAAGAGCTCTGCTCCCATTTTCACCGTGATCATGTCCCGGATGATTCTGGGGGAGTACACGG GGCTGCTGGTCAACCTGTCCCTCGTCCCGGTCATGGCGGGGCTGGCGCTGTGCACCGTGGCCGAGACTAGCTTCAGCGTGCTGGGGTTTTCCGCTGCCCTGTCCACCAACATCATGGACTG tttgcaaaacgTTTTCTCAAAGAAGCTTCTCAGTGGGGACAAATACAGGTTTTC GGCCGCGGAGCTGCAGTTCTACACCAGCGCCGCCGCGGTGGCCATGCTGATCCCTGCCTGGGTCTTCCTCATG GACATGCCTGTGATTGGGAAGAGCGGGCGGCGCTTCAGCTACAGCGAGGACGTCGTGCTGCTTCTCCTGACGGACGGTGCCTTGTTCCACCTACAGAGCGTCACAGCGTACGCCCTCATGGGCAACATCTCGCCTGTCACGTTCAG CGTCGCCAGCACTGTGAAGCACGCGCTGTCCATCTGGCTCAGCATCATCGTGTTTGGCAACAAAATCACCAGCCTGTCGGCCATCGGCACCGTCCTGGTGACCGTCGGCGTCCTGCTCTACAACAAGGCCAGGCAGCACCAGCGGGAGGCCATGCAGGGCCTGGCTGCCCCCGACAGCCGCACCCCGGAAGACGGGGACGAGCCGCAGGCTCCCGGGGACCCCAGGTCCCACCACTGA
- the SLC35E2B gene encoding solute carrier family 35 member E2B isoform X2 produces MPAVPCWDAGPREPLPRTRRLGRHHSPHLHPEPALPPAPRAACCPLPAGSGSRFRAKRLLMVLSWCQASHQRPLCRGRTPWRPRELCAALTRPSSLLATPRCPSWRGRRPFCAGSMLSLAKAPAVTEAVCSPEEKARGRPLFGWGSLLGHRSEKVVFTKSDVAPGESVLAITITETTVIESDLGVWSSRALLYLTLWFFFSFCTLFLNKYILSLLEGEPSMLGAVQMLSTTFIGCIKIFVPCCLYQHKTRLSYPPNFVMTMLFVGLMRFATVVLGLVSLKNVAVSFAETVKSSAPIFTVIMSRMILGEYTGLLVNLSLVPVMAGLALCTVAETSFSVLGFSAALSTNIMDCLQNVFSKKLLSGDKYRFSAAELQFYTSAAAVAMLIPAWVFLMDMPVIGKSGRRFSYSEDVVLLLLTDGALFHLQSVTAYALMGNISPVTFSVASTVKHALSIWLSIIVFGNKITSLSAIGTVLVTVGVLLYNKARQHQREAMQGLAAPDSRTPEDGDEPQAPGDPRSHH; encoded by the exons ATGCCTGCTGTGCCCTGCTGGGACGCTGGCCCCCGCGAGCCTCTACCCAGGACTCGTCGGCTGGGCAGGCACCACAGCCCTCACCTCCACCCTGAGCCTGCGCTGCCTCCCGCCCCGAGAGCTGCCTGCTGCCCGCTGCCCGCTGGCTCTGGTTCCCGGTTTCGTGCCAAGCGTCTGCTTATGGTTTTGTCCTGGTGTCAGGCCAG CCACCAGCGCCCACTCTGCCGAGGGAGGACTCCGTGGAGACCACGTGAGCTGTGTGCGGCGCTGACGCGGCCCTCGTCGCTCCTTGCCACCCCGCGCTGCCCGTCCTGGAGGGGGAGACGTCCCTTCTGCGCCGGCAGCATGCTGTCGCTCGCGAAAGCCCCGGCGGTGACCGAGGCTGTGTGCAGCCCCGAGGAGAAGGCGAGAGGGAGGCCGCTCTTCGGCTGGGGCTCCCTTCTTGGTCATCGGAGCGAGAAGGTGGTCTTCACCAAAAGCGACGTCGCCCCTGGGGAGAGCGTGCTGGCCATCACCATCACCGAGACCACGGTGATCGAGTCGGACCTGGGCGTCTGGAGCTCGCGCGCGCTGCTTTACCTCACGCTGTGGTTTTTCTTCAGCTTCTGCACTCTCTTCCTCAACAAGTACATCCTGTCCCTGCTGGAGGGGGAGCCCAGCATGCTAG GTGCCGTGCAAATGCTGTCCACAACCTTCATTGGCTGCATTAAAATCTTCGTCCCTTGCTGTTTGTACCAGCACAAAACTCGGCTCTCCTACCCGCCCAATTTCGTCATGACGATGCTGTTTGTGGGCCTGATGAG GTTCGCAACCGTGGTTTTGGGTCTGGTCAGCCTGAAAAACGTGGCCGTTTCGTTTGCGGAAACAGTAAAGAGCTCTGCTCCCATTTTCACCGTGATCATGTCCCGGATGATTCTGGGGGAGTACACGG GGCTGCTGGTCAACCTGTCCCTCGTCCCGGTCATGGCGGGGCTGGCGCTGTGCACCGTGGCCGAGACTAGCTTCAGCGTGCTGGGGTTTTCCGCTGCCCTGTCCACCAACATCATGGACTG tttgcaaaacgTTTTCTCAAAGAAGCTTCTCAGTGGGGACAAATACAGGTTTTC GGCCGCGGAGCTGCAGTTCTACACCAGCGCCGCCGCGGTGGCCATGCTGATCCCTGCCTGGGTCTTCCTCATG GACATGCCTGTGATTGGGAAGAGCGGGCGGCGCTTCAGCTACAGCGAGGACGTCGTGCTGCTTCTCCTGACGGACGGTGCCTTGTTCCACCTACAGAGCGTCACAGCGTACGCCCTCATGGGCAACATCTCGCCTGTCACGTTCAG CGTCGCCAGCACTGTGAAGCACGCGCTGTCCATCTGGCTCAGCATCATCGTGTTTGGCAACAAAATCACCAGCCTGTCGGCCATCGGCACCGTCCTGGTGACCGTCGGCGTCCTGCTCTACAACAAGGCCAGGCAGCACCAGCGGGAGGCCATGCAGGGCCTGGCTGCCCCCGACAGCCGCACCCCGGAAGACGGGGACGAGCCGCAGGCTCCCGGGGACCCCAGGTCCCACCACTGA
- the SLC35E2B gene encoding solute carrier family 35 member E2B isoform X3 → MLSLAKAPAVTEAVCSPEEKARGRPLFGWGSLLGHRSEKVVFTKSDVAPGESVLAITITETTVIESDLGVWSSRALLYLTLWFFFSFCTLFLNKYILSLLEGEPSMLGAVQMLSTTFIGCIKIFVPCCLYQHKTRLSYPPNFVMTMLFVGLMRFATVVLGLVSLKNVAVSFAETVKSSAPIFTVIMSRMILGEYTGLLVNLSLVPVMAGLALCTVAETSFSVLGFSAALSTNIMDCLQNVFSKKLLSGDKYRFSAAELQFYTSAAAVAMLIPAWVFLMDMPVIGKSGRRFSYSEDVVLLLLTDGALFHLQSVTAYALMGNISPVTFSVASTVKHALSIWLSIIVFGNKITSLSAIGTVLVTVGVLLYNKARQHQREAMQGLAAPDSRTPEDGDEPQAPGDPRSHH, encoded by the exons ATGCTGTCGCTCGCGAAAGCCCCGGCGGTGACCGAGGCTGTGTGCAGCCCCGAGGAGAAGGCGAGAGGGAGGCCGCTCTTCGGCTGGGGCTCCCTTCTTGGTCATCGGAGCGAGAAGGTGGTCTTCACCAAAAGCGACGTCGCCCCTGGGGAGAGCGTGCTGGCCATCACCATCACCGAGACCACGGTGATCGAGTCGGACCTGGGCGTCTGGAGCTCGCGCGCGCTGCTTTACCTCACGCTGTGGTTTTTCTTCAGCTTCTGCACTCTCTTCCTCAACAAGTACATCCTGTCCCTGCTGGAGGGGGAGCCCAGCATGCTAG GTGCCGTGCAAATGCTGTCCACAACCTTCATTGGCTGCATTAAAATCTTCGTCCCTTGCTGTTTGTACCAGCACAAAACTCGGCTCTCCTACCCGCCCAATTTCGTCATGACGATGCTGTTTGTGGGCCTGATGAG GTTCGCAACCGTGGTTTTGGGTCTGGTCAGCCTGAAAAACGTGGCCGTTTCGTTTGCGGAAACAGTAAAGAGCTCTGCTCCCATTTTCACCGTGATCATGTCCCGGATGATTCTGGGGGAGTACACGG GGCTGCTGGTCAACCTGTCCCTCGTCCCGGTCATGGCGGGGCTGGCGCTGTGCACCGTGGCCGAGACTAGCTTCAGCGTGCTGGGGTTTTCCGCTGCCCTGTCCACCAACATCATGGACTG tttgcaaaacgTTTTCTCAAAGAAGCTTCTCAGTGGGGACAAATACAGGTTTTC GGCCGCGGAGCTGCAGTTCTACACCAGCGCCGCCGCGGTGGCCATGCTGATCCCTGCCTGGGTCTTCCTCATG GACATGCCTGTGATTGGGAAGAGCGGGCGGCGCTTCAGCTACAGCGAGGACGTCGTGCTGCTTCTCCTGACGGACGGTGCCTTGTTCCACCTACAGAGCGTCACAGCGTACGCCCTCATGGGCAACATCTCGCCTGTCACGTTCAG CGTCGCCAGCACTGTGAAGCACGCGCTGTCCATCTGGCTCAGCATCATCGTGTTTGGCAACAAAATCACCAGCCTGTCGGCCATCGGCACCGTCCTGGTGACCGTCGGCGTCCTGCTCTACAACAAGGCCAGGCAGCACCAGCGGGAGGCCATGCAGGGCCTGGCTGCCCCCGACAGCCGCACCCCGGAAGACGGGGACGAGCCGCAGGCTCCCGGGGACCCCAGGTCCCACCACTGA